One part of the Mya arenaria isolate MELC-2E11 chromosome 3, ASM2691426v1 genome encodes these proteins:
- the LOC128227170 gene encoding large neutral amino acids transporter small subunit 2-like: MGCCKRTSDKAEVTADPDVAVIGEGQVVMKKQISLFQGVAIIVGIIVGSGIFVSPVGILQNVKSVGMSFVLWVVCGIYNALGAVCYAELGTMIPQSGGEYVYIRRAFGDLASFVCLWIDFVLVCPVGIAAMGLMFSVYLLKPIYPDCEVPELPSRLLGGVITCLLVAVNCVNVKWATKVQVVITISKLIALATIIVIGFYFIAKGETESFANSFEDSDTSAGSIALAFYSGFWAYSGWSYLNFLVDELVDPVKNLPRAIFISMTLVIIVYLMANVAYLGVLSPLQMLSSPAVAVTFANSTLGPLKWLMPILIAISVSGTMNGTALSMSRLFFIGAGNNHLPQVISMINYKRLTPMPSLLTILVLTLIFQNSGDIFYLIEMEGFGFACILVMTFASQVYLRFKEPDLKRPIKVPIALPIVLCVVSFAIVILTFYQKPHESFLALGLVVLGIVLYLICGKWKNKPKTFQSKMDHVTRFIQRLLLVVPPAKPEDLQFE; this comes from the exons ATGGGTTGTTGCAAAAGGACATCGGACAAGGCTGAGGTGACAGCAGATCCAGATGTGGCTGTGATTGGAGAGGGACAAGTTGTTATGAAAAAGCAGATCAGTTTGTTCCAGGGAGTTGCTATAATTGTTGGAATAATAGTTGGATCAGGTATATTTGTGTCGCCTGTTGGGATATTGCAGAATGTCAAATCTGTTGGGATGTCATTCGTTTTATGGGTTGTGTGTGGAATATACAACGCTTTGGGCGCAGTTTGCTATGCTGAATTAGGGACAATGATTCCCCAGTCGGGCGGGGAATATGTGTATATCAGGCGGGCATTCGGAGACCTAGCATCGTTTGTCTGTCTCTGGATCGATTTTGTACTCGTCTGTCCAGTGGGCATAGCTGCGATGGGCCTCATGTTTTCTGTGTATCTGCTGAAGCCCATCTATCCAGATTGTGAGGTTCCAGAGCTGCCGAGTCGCCTCCTTGGGGGTGTAATTACAT GTCTGCTGGTGGCTGTGAATTGTGTAAATGTGAAATGGGCCACGAAGGTCCAGGTGGTCATCACCATCAGCAAGTTGATCGCCCTGGCAACCATCATCGTCATTGGCTTCTACTTCATTGCCAAAG GAGAAACAGAGAGTTTTGCTAACAGTTTTGAGGACAGTGATACAAGTGCGGGATCCATTGCCCTCGCCTTCTACTCTGGCTTCTGGGCATATAGCGGATG GAGTTACCTGAATTTCTTGGTAGATGAACTTGTTGATCCAGTCAA GAACCTGCCTCGGGCCATCTTCATCTCCATGACGCTGGTGATCATTGTGTATCTGATGGCGAATGTTGCCTACCTGGGCGTCCTGTCACCACTCCAGATGCTCTCCTCTCCGGCCGTTGCCGTG ACGTTTGCTAACAGCACTCTTGGACCACTGAAATGGTTGATGCCAATTCTGATTGCCATCTCAGTCAGCGGAACCATGAACGGAACAGCCCTCTCCATGTCTAG GTTGTTTTTTATTGGAGCTGGCAACAACCATCTGCCCCAGGTTATATCCATGATCAACTACAAGAGACTCACACCCATGCCCTCCTTGCTGACAATT CTTGTGTTGACGCTGATATTCCAGAACTCTGGAGACATTTTCTACCTGATCGAGATGGAGGGGTTCGGGTTTGCATGCATTCTCGTGATGACCTTTGCCAGCCAGGTCTATCTCAGATTCAAGGAGCCCGATCTCAAAAGGCCTATCAAG GTGCCTATTGCCCTACCGATCGTGTTATGCGTCGTGAGTTTTGCCATTGTGATCCTGACATTCTACCAGAAGCCCCATGAGAGTTTCCTTGCCCTCGGGCTCGTCGTCCTTGGCATCGTCCTGTATCTCATCTGCGGCAAGTGGAAGAACAAGCCCAAAACTTTCCAGAGTAAAATGG ACCATGTGACAAGGTTCATCCAGCGGCTGTTGCTGGTGGTACCTCCGGCCAAGCCTGAAGACCTTCAGTTTGAGTGA